In the Eriocheir sinensis breed Jianghai 21 unplaced genomic scaffold, ASM2467909v1 Scaffold18, whole genome shotgun sequence genome, one interval contains:
- the LOC126990602 gene encoding sulfate transporter-like, whose product MVGGSEGQSYDPGLRKRLQKRAQACGRCSRGRVWGTVKSRLPILDWLFKYNPRQAFLGDLIAGLTVGVMSIPQGMGYALMADLPPITGIYASIFSSLIYMFLGTSSHVSLGLVASLCMLTGKVVADLATLDAPPTANATDFYSTSTAPQSPEDFTTYHFSDYADFNTTADPTYSPIQVASALAIIAGVWQVMMGVFQLGEVFTILLSEMVISGFTTGVAFHVLTSQAKNFLGIAVPRYSGPFKAFYTYRDLFKNLLNAKPAALVVSAICMVVLVVYNEVIKPKMRKVSRIPLPIEPLVVGVGTLASYLLNMKDNNNIAVIGHVPKGFPKPSMPLLELAPSMLLDTFLVAVIGYTLAISMTKIIAKKKGYTIDPTQEMYAQGFINLFGSFFSCAPMSVLLSRSMVQEAAGGVTNITCFFTSGFLIVVLYSIGPLFESLPIVGHWISLLFASSHEY is encoded by the exons ATGGTGGGCGGGTCTGAGGGACAGTCTTATGATCCAGGTCTGCGGAAGAGGCTACAGAAGCGGGCGCAGGCGTGTGGCAGGTGCTCCCGCGGGCGTGTGTGGGGGACGGTGAAGAGCCGTCTGCCCATCCTCGACTGGCTCTTCAAGTACAATCCCCGCCAGGCCTTCCTTGGGGACCTCATCGCCGGCCTCACCGTCGGCGTGATGAGCATCCCGCAAG GGATGGGCTACGCCTTAATGGCCGACCTGCCACCCATTACGGGCATCTACGCCAGCATCTTCTCCTCGCTGATCTACATGTTCCTGGGCACGTCAAGCCACGTCTCCCTCG GGCTGGTGGCGTCCCTGTGCATGCTGACTGGGAAGGTGGTGGCGGACCTGGCCACCCTCGACGCTCCGCCCACAGCCAACGCCACGGACTTCTACTCCACCTCCACCGCACCGCAGAGCCCCGAGGACTTCACTACTTATCACTTCAGCGACTACGCCGACTTTAACACCACCGCCGACCCGACCTACAGCCCCATCCAGGTGGCTTCAGCGCTGGCCATCATCGCTGGGGTGTGGCAG GTGATGATGGGCGTGTTCCAGCTCGGGGAGGTGTTCACTATCCTGCTCTCAGAAATGGTCATCTCGGGCTTCACCACCGGCGTCGCTTTCCATGTCCTCACCTCTCAGGCCAAGAACTTCCTGGGCATCGCTGTGCCCCGCTACTCCGGCCCCTTCAAGGCCTTCTAC ACATACCGAGACCTGTTCAAGAATCTGTTAAACGCCAAACCGGCGGCGCTGGTGGTGTCGGCGATCTGCATGGTGGTGCTGGTTGTCTACAACGAGGTGATCAAG CCCAAGATGCGGAAGGTGAGCCGCATCCCCCTGCCCATCGAGCCGCTGGTGGTGGGCGTGGGCACGCTGGCCAGCTACCTGCTCAACATGAAGGACAACAATAACATTGCGGTCATCGGCCACGTGCCCAAAGG GTTCCCCAAGCCGTCCATGCCCCTCCTCGAGCTGGCCCCAAGCATGCTTCTGGACACCTTCCTCGTCGCGGTGATCGGCTACACCTTGGCGATTTCCATGACAAAGATCATCGCCAAGAAAAAAGGCTACACGATCGACCCCACCCAGGAGATGTACGCCCAG GGCTTCATCAACTTGTTCGGGTCGTTCTTTTCCTGCGCACCCATGTCCGTGTTGCTGTCAAGGTCGATGGTTCAAGAGGCGGCGGGCGGCGTCACCAACATCACCTGCTTCTTCACCAGCGGCTTCCTGATCGTAGTGCTCTACTCCATTGGGCCACTCTTTGAGTCGCTCCCCATCGTAGGTCACTGGATATCCCTACTGTTTGCCAGCTCTCATGAATACTGA
- the LOC126990603 gene encoding solute carrier family 26 member 6-like, with protein sequence MSCIILVALKELFLQVNDLFRLWLSSRPDAVIWLVSCLMSMVVDLDYGLLAGVVTSLMMLLLRAQRPPTASLGHVPSTDLYLDLDRYHKAVAVPGVKIFQFGGPLHFGNAPYFRSSLFSTTGLDLDALKATNTSTPKTEEPPTDASLYKVEKEMVVVIIGLELKTTPLSSDSGVSQVTTQEATSASPSTPRLAERTLGMMNDDAASTVSASQSLTDMTMVDAVNTFPSCSRLTDTEGTLVANSGAAKESTCITLPVPGWLVLDFTLVSFVDSAGAAVLKQLHRDLQIAWVQLCLASASDRVLQALEKCGVLQEITSDLIFHSIHDAVAVITCTKAHQAKDDQQKS encoded by the exons ATGTCCTGCATCATCTTGGTGGCGCTCAAGGAACTATTCCTGCAAGTGAACGACCTGTTCAGACTGTGGTTGTCCTCTCGCCCGGACGCCGTCATCTGGCTGGTGAGCTGCCTCATGTCCATGGTGGTGGACCTGGACTACGGGCTGCTGGCGGGCGTGGTCACCTCCCTGATGATGCTGCTGCTTCGCGCCCAACGGCCGCCTACTGCAAGCCTCGGACACGTGCCCTCAACCGACCTCTACCTTGACCTGGACAGGTACCACAAG GCGGTGGCGGTGCCCGGCGTAAAGATCTTCCAGTTCGGCGGGCCACTCCACTTTGGCAACGCCCCTTACTTCCGCTCCAGCCTCTTCTCCACAACGGGCCTTGACCTCGACGCCCTCAAGGCTACTAACACTTCCACCCCCAAGACGGAGGAGCCGCCTACTGACGCTTCCCTGTACAAG GTGGAAAAAGAAATGGTTGTCGTTATAATCGGGCTTGAATTAAAGACTACACCGCTCAGCAGTGACAGTGGCGTTAGTCAGGTCACCACGCAGGAAGCCACCAGCGCCTCGCCCTCCACCCCGCGTCTCGCAGAGCGGACTCTGGGGATGATGAACGATGACGCGGCCAGCACCGTATCAGCCAGCCAATCGCTCACAGACATGACAATGGTTGACGCAGTCAACACCTTCCCCTCCTGCTCCAGACTCACGGACACAGAAGGGACACTGGTGGCCAACAGTGGCGCTGCCAAGGAGTCCACCTGCATCACGCTGCCG GTGCCCGGCTGGCTGGTGCTCGACTTTACCCTTGTCAGCTTCGTAGACTCGGCGGGCGCCGCCGTCCTGAAGCAGCTGCACCGCGACCTCCAGATCGCCTGGGTCCAGCTGTGCCTCGCCTCAGCCTCAG aCAGGGTACTGCAAGCCCTTGAAAAGTGCGGCGTCCTGCAGGAGATCACCAGTGACCTGATCTTCCACTCCATACATGACGCAGTGGCAGTCATCACCTGCACCAAGGCTCACCAGGCCAAGGATGACCAGCAAAAGTCATAG